The following DNA comes from Fervidibacillus albus.
GGAAAATATTTTCCTTGACCACCTGCATAATATCGTTTCCACCGATCGTAATCACGACTAAATCCGCCTGTTCCACTTCCGTTTTAATTTCTTTCTGTTGAATTCGAGTGAGAAGTTGATCGCTCCGATAACCTTTTACGCCGAAATTATCAATTTGTACATCCTTAACACCCTTCATTTCGGCAAATTTTTGTTCCAAAGAAAATAAATATCCACCTTGATTATTTTCATCACCAACTCCTTGCGTTAAGGAATCACCGAGGGCGACGATTTTTAATGTTTTTGGTAAAAAATATGCCGGTAAAGGTTGTTTTTCTCCTTCCACCCAGTCTTTTTGCGGATGAAATTCCAATGCATTCGCCCGATTCGTACAGCCGACAAATAGGAATAAACAGACGATCATAAGTAATCGTTTCATTTTGTACACGAAATTCACCCATTCCGACGTTCTAAAATTTGAAGCATTTTCAATTATTATAGCAAATTAATCGATGGAAAAAACGAAAAAAAGCAGCTCAAAAAAGAGAACTGCTTTTCAAAAAACTTTATCATTTCCCAAGTAAAATTTTTACATCGTGCAATATTTCTTCATATGGAACGTCTAATCCGTCATAATATTTGACGATCGTACCTGTTTGATCGATTAAAAAAATATCCGTTCCGTGCATAACTTGATCGTCGTTATCCGGTTTAAATACGTACATCTTAAAGTTTTCCTTAGCAAACTGTTCAATATACGTTTGCGAGTAGCCGGTTAAAAAATGCCAATTATCTAATTGATCGGTAAATTTTTCAGCAAACGTTTTCAAATTTTCCGGTTCGTCCACTTCCGGATCGACACTAAAAGAAACGAGATGGACATCTTCCAACTCTTCGTCCGCAAACATGCGTTGGATACGAGCCATATTGGCAGTAATGGGCGAACAAACCGTTTCACAATTCGTAAAAATGAAACTAGCGACCCATACTTTTCCAGACAAATCTTCCTTAGTAAAAGACATACCGTTTTGATCAATATGTTCGAAGGATTCTAAAGGCCATTCCTTTCGATTTTCTATTTTTTCTCCTCCACAAGCAGAAAGTAATAATTCGAATGAGAAAATAACGAACAAAACCCCTTTTTTCAATTTTCCATTCCTCCACTCCCGATTTTTCACCATCATTGTACCAAATTCAACGGAAAGAAAAAAATATTTTACTAAAGTGATGTTTTTCGAACGGATTGACGCTTAATCATCCTCCAGACCGATTGGGGGTGGAAAATGCGCTATTTAACTTGACTCGGTGGAGGATGGGAAAAAGAGGCTCTATAATTTTTGGTGTTGGTGACGAAAGTCCAGCACCTTTTTTTGAACAAACAAATAGAGACAAGTGACACTCCCCTCGTAAAATGTCATCGCAAACGACATGTAAAGGAGGAGTATCCCATGTCTCAACATTTAAAGTTTTGGCAAAGAAACAATCATGTTTCCAAAATATGAAAACCGCCATAAACAAAATGATGAAATGTAGAAAACAATTTTAAACTTTCCATTGGCGGACGCTTTCCACGGGCACGGCTCGAGCCTCCTCGTCACTTCGTTCCTGTGGGGTCTCGAGGCTCGTGCTTTCCCCGTTGGAGTCGCCGCCAATGGAATTTCAATCATTTTCTATTCTTATACGATTACATTTTACTGAAAAAAGTCACAAAATGATTCCTAACACGATTTGAAAAAGAACCGAAAAAAAAGAGGAGAAATTTGTCATTCTCCTCTCTTTTCGAGTGTATATACTTATTCTACAAAATACATAAGCCCGACCGTTTCAGGACCAGTATGGGTGCCAATAATCGGTGTCGTTTCATCGATTTGAATCGTTACATTTTCATACAGTTCCATAATTTTATTTTTTAGTTGGGTTGCCCGTTTTAATCCGCCAGCATGACCGACCGAAATCGCTTTTAATACTTTCCCTTGCGTATCTTCTTTCAATAGTTGCAACATATGTTTCATCGCCTGATTGTAATTTCGTACCGTTGCAATTGGTGTGTAGACCCCATCATGAATGGCAGCAATCGGTTTAATTTTCAAAAGGGACCCGAGTAAGGCTTTCCCTTTTCCAATGCGTCCTCCTTTATTTAAAAACTCCAACGTGTCTAATACAACGTACAACCTTGAATTTTCACGAATTTTTTCTAAACGTTCGATAATTTCTTCGACCGTTTTTCCTTCCTTTGCCATTTTCGCAGCTTCAATCACTTGGAAGGCTAACGTTTTTGATAAAAAATGGGAATCGAAGACAGTGACTTTCCCGTCCACTTGATTGGCTGCCATATATGCTGTACTAACCGTACCGCTCAATTGACCGGAAATGTGAATCGAAAGCACTTCACTTCCATCAGCGGTTAACTGTTCATACAGTTCCAAAAAGGCACCGATTGGCGGCTGGGATGTTTTCGGTACGTCCGGTGATTGTTTCATATATTCCAAACATTCCGCTGGAGTAATATTCACCCGGTCTAAATATTGTTTTCCATCCATCTCAATCAAGTGGGAAATAACATGGATATCCCATTGTTCTATCAAAGCTTGATCCAAATCTGCACTAGAATCCGTTACAATTTTAATCGTCATGATAACACATCCTTAAAGGTTTTTCACACAGGCAAAATACATTCTTTTCGATTATTTTTTGGCGAATTGACAATGGTAGACACTTCGTACAATTTCGTCCTTTCGTCTGGCAATTGGCCGATAACTGTTTTCGCTTCGTCAAAGGAATATTTTTCCACATTTAACCATGTGTCAATCTGGTCCAACTCGTATAAAATCACAGGCATTCGCTCATGAATCGTTTGCATCGTTTCATTCGCTTTCGTTGTTAAAATCGTACAAGTCGTCAATTTTCCATCACTATTTTCATTACGGTCCCATAATCCGGCAAAGGCGAAGGGACGACCATCTTTCATCATAATTCTGTGCGGAATCTTTTTTTTCCCTTCGTTTTTCCATTCGTAAAAACTATCGGCGAAAATAACGCATCGTCTCCGTAAAAGCAAATGTCGAAAGCTTCTCTTTTCCGAG
Coding sequences within:
- a CDS encoding SCO family protein, which gives rise to MKKGVLFVIFSFELLLSACGGEKIENRKEWPLESFEHIDQNGMSFTKEDLSGKVWVASFIFTNCETVCSPITANMARIQRMFADEELEDVHLVSFSVDPEVDEPENLKTFAEKFTDQLDNWHFLTGYSQTYIEQFAKENFKMYVFKPDNDDQVMHGTDIFLIDQTGTIVKYYDGLDVPYEEILHDVKILLGK
- a CDS encoding SOS response-associated peptidase, coding for MCGRFTLTTDRDDLIETFQLSFFPDEYDVSYNIAPTQPILAAVQGRDGRRAGFLSWGLVPFWVKDRKRWKPLINARSETISEKRSFRHLLLRRRCVIFADSFYEWKNEGKKKIPHRIMMKDGRPFAFAGLWDRNENSDGKLTTCTILTTKANETMQTIHERMPVILYELDQIDTWLNVEKYSFDEAKTVIGQLPDERTKLYEVSTIVNSPKNNRKECILPV
- a CDS encoding SGNH/GDSL hydrolase family protein; translated protein: MKRLLMIVCLFLFVGCTNRANALEFHPQKDWVEGEKQPLPAYFLPKTLKIVALGDSLTQGVGDENNQGGYLFSLEQKFAEMKGVKDVQIDNFGVKGYRSDQLLTRIQQKEIKTEVEQADLVVITIGGNDIMQVVKENIFHLEMDDFQQKQEIYENNVSDIFRFIQEYNNKTTVVLIGLYNPFSYWFPEIPQLQEIVQNWNETGKKITSRYENSFFVPIEDIFANNSSSLLYEDQFHPNGRGYELIGERVFSFLQTEVEPNINNEWFLEREDEQNE
- a CDS encoding DegV family protein is translated as MMTIKIVTDSSADLDQALIEQWDIHVISHLIEMDGKQYLDRVNITPAECLEYMKQSPDVPKTSQPPIGAFLELYEQLTADGSEVLSIHISGQLSGTVSTAYMAANQVDGKVTVFDSHFLSKTLAFQVIEAAKMAKEGKTVEEIIERLEKIRENSRLYVVLDTLEFLNKGGRIGKGKALLGSLLKIKPIAAIHDGVYTPIATVRNYNQAMKHMLQLLKEDTQGKVLKAISVGHAGGLKRATQLKNKIMELYENVTIQIDETTPIIGTHTGPETVGLMYFVE